A portion of the Sphingobacterium spiritivorum genome contains these proteins:
- a CDS encoding DUF3276 family protein, producing the protein MGDFENKEREEVFSKKVRAGKRTYFFDVKATRSDDYYITITESKKRFEDGQFIKHKIFLYKEDFEKFAEGLKDVVEYIKSNQDVVEKRYEPNFEDAGYAEGSKIAQRDDFSF; encoded by the coding sequence ATGGGAGATTTTGAAAACAAAGAGCGCGAAGAGGTATTTTCAAAAAAAGTGAGAGCTGGAAAACGTACTTATTTTTTTGATGTAAAGGCAACTCGTTCAGACGATTATTACATTACCATCACAGAAAGTAAAAAACGTTTTGAAGACGGACAGTTTATCAAACACAAGATTTTCTTATATAAAGAAGATTTTGAAAAATTTGCTGAAGGATTAAAAGATGTTGTGGAATACATCAAGTCGAATCAGGATGTTGTTGAGAAACGTTACGAGCCTAATTTTGAAGATGCAGGTTATGCTGAGGGTAGCAAAATTGCTCAAAGAGACGACTTTTCATTCTAA
- a CDS encoding LiaF transmembrane domain-containing protein: MKTTNNNSTPPNIPRMPNDNRNTIGAIIIITGLALLLKNLNIGDLFPDWLFSWPMILVVVGLIIGVNSKFERKASIILLIIGGLFLFREITDLSFGRVILPLGIIILGYYLISKKNSNYIPPVPPVPPGQDDFDWDKRVVDSSEETAANGSSENKTENTDPNFQSSYQSTGQSSYDRFNPKSEDILNVNSAFSSMKKLVLSKKFLGGRVSNLFGSVEINLLQADLQQPIAIEVFQLFGSTQIILPSHWQASSNISSLLGDVDDRRFPSGVGLDPNKKIYITGSTIFGGITLKNA, from the coding sequence ATGAAAACGACAAATAATAACTCGACGCCTCCGAATATCCCACGCATGCCGAACGACAACCGTAATACCATAGGAGCAATCATTATAATAACTGGATTAGCATTACTATTAAAAAACCTTAACATCGGAGATCTGTTCCCGGACTGGTTGTTTAGCTGGCCGATGATATTGGTGGTGGTAGGTCTTATTATAGGTGTCAATTCCAAATTTGAACGTAAGGCTTCTATTATTCTGTTAATCATTGGTGGGCTTTTTCTATTCAGAGAAATTACAGACCTTTCCTTCGGACGAGTAATACTTCCACTTGGTATCATTATACTTGGATACTACCTGATATCTAAAAAGAATTCAAACTACATACCTCCTGTGCCTCCGGTACCACCGGGTCAGGATGACTTTGACTGGGATAAACGAGTAGTTGATTCATCAGAAGAAACAGCTGCAAATGGTTCTTCTGAAAATAAAACCGAAAATACAGATCCTAATTTTCAGTCCTCGTACCAAAGTACGGGGCAATCTTCTTATGACCGGTTCAATCCAAAGTCTGAAGACATCCTGAATGTAAACTCAGCATTCAGTTCAATGAAAAAACTGGTGTTATCCAAAAAATTTCTTGGAGGTCGCGTTTCCAACTTATTCGGTTCTGTAGAAATCAATTTATTACAGGCGGATCTGCAGCAACCAATAGCGATAGAGGTATTTCAGTTATTTGGCAGTACACAAATTATTCTTCCAAGCCACTGGCAGGCTTCTTCCAACATTTCCTCTTTATTGGGTGATGTCGACGACCGACGGTTTCCTTCCGGAGTAGGTCTGGACCCGAATAAGAAGATATACATTACCGGAAGTACAATATTTGGAGGTATTACACTTAAAAACGCATAA
- a CDS encoding sensor histidine kinase: protein MLFFKLPANKNYLIHVSAWTICILYFLVVFGLLIWSGTTKEIALYDAGINALSITLCCYILSSTINFFLPRKGQMLRLSAIGLIVVALGLYVSRIILLQIFSLIDISYFDFSIPYRVILNFLVLFCIAILQIVWNIQEEYEENKKRKEESEKMVRDAELYNLRQQLQPHFLFNSLNSIIALIGIKPEKAREMTFQLSDFLRGTMRKDNLSLISLKDELSHLQLYLDIEKVRFGHRLNTEVHFPEELSETKLPTMIIQPLLENAIKFGLYNITGDVLIKVEVSYADNLLWIRITNPIENDQYENTKGTGFGLSSVQRRLFLIFGRTDLLFTETKDKSFISTLKIPQYD from the coding sequence ATGTTATTTTTTAAGTTACCCGCAAATAAAAATTATCTGATCCATGTCTCTGCATGGACAATTTGTATATTATACTTTTTGGTTGTATTTGGTCTGTTGATATGGAGCGGTACAACCAAAGAAATCGCGTTGTATGATGCCGGGATTAATGCCTTAAGCATCACTTTGTGTTGTTACATTCTATCCAGCACCATTAATTTTTTCCTGCCTCGGAAAGGTCAGATGCTTCGGTTGTCCGCAATCGGTCTTATTGTTGTTGCCCTTGGGCTCTACGTGAGCCGCATTATTCTCCTGCAGATTTTCTCTTTGATAGACATCAGTTATTTTGACTTTAGTATCCCCTACCGGGTTATTCTCAATTTTCTTGTTTTATTCTGTATTGCCATTCTGCAGATCGTATGGAATATTCAGGAAGAATATGAAGAAAATAAGAAAAGAAAGGAAGAATCTGAAAAGATGGTCAGAGATGCCGAATTATATAATCTCAGACAGCAGTTGCAGCCCCATTTTTTATTCAATAGTTTAAATTCCATTATAGCACTGATTGGCATTAAACCTGAGAAAGCACGTGAAATGACTTTTCAGCTTTCCGACTTTCTGCGGGGAACAATGAGAAAGGACAATCTCAGTCTGATCTCACTAAAAGACGAGCTCTCTCATCTGCAGCTCTATCTGGATATTGAAAAAGTGCGCTTTGGTCATCGTCTGAATACAGAAGTTCATTTCCCTGAAGAGCTGTCTGAAACAAAGCTGCCCACTATGATTATCCAGCCTTTGCTGGAAAATGCGATCAAATTCGGGCTTTACAACATTACCGGAGATGTCCTTATCAAAGTCGAGGTTTCCTACGCAGATAATCTTCTTTGGATCAGAATCACCAACCCTATTGAAAATGATCAGTATGAAAACACCAAAGGTACAGGCTTCGGATTAAGCAGTGTACAACGCAGGCTGTTCCTGATCTTCGGTCGCACAGACCTTTTATTTACCGAAACAAAAGATAAGAGCTTTATATCAACCCTAAAAATACCTCAATATGATTAA
- a CDS encoding LytR/AlgR family response regulator transcription factor, with product MIKTIIIDDEPLARSIISAYLQQHPDYTVVAECNDGFEGIKAIQQHKPDLIFLDIQMPKLNGFELLEIIDEQPQVIFTTAFDEFAIKAFEKNAIDYLLKPISQSRFDQAVSKFNTAFKQSTLAATPVKIKESLEGEEQNLERIVVKNGAQIKIIPVQQVIFLEAYDDYVKIHTKEGMFLKNKTMSSFEKQLDPKNFVRVHRSFMIRVDQLSKIEPLEKENYIATLISGDKINVSKSGYARLKQLIGM from the coding sequence ATGATTAAGACCATTATTATAGATGACGAACCCCTTGCCAGAAGTATTATTTCAGCTTATTTACAACAACATCCGGACTATACGGTTGTTGCAGAATGTAATGATGGATTTGAGGGAATAAAGGCTATTCAGCAGCACAAACCCGATCTTATATTTCTGGATATTCAAATGCCTAAATTAAATGGTTTTGAACTATTGGAGATTATTGACGAACAGCCACAAGTCATTTTTACAACTGCTTTTGATGAATTTGCAATCAAGGCTTTTGAAAAAAATGCAATTGATTATCTGCTGAAACCGATCAGCCAGTCAAGGTTTGACCAGGCAGTCAGCAAATTCAACACGGCATTCAAACAGTCTACTCTGGCGGCCACTCCTGTTAAGATTAAAGAATCTCTGGAAGGAGAAGAGCAAAATCTGGAACGTATAGTTGTTAAGAATGGCGCACAAATCAAAATAATTCCGGTACAACAGGTTATTTTTCTGGAAGCATATGACGATTATGTGAAGATACACACAAAAGAAGGAATGTTTTTGAAAAACAAAACCATGTCATCTTTTGAAAAGCAACTGGATCCGAAAAACTTTGTCCGTGTACATCGTTCTTTCATGATCCGGGTTGATCAGTTATCAAAAATAGAACCTCTGGAAAAAGAGAATTACATTGCTACACTCATCTCAGGAGACAAAATAAATGTCAGCAAATCAGGTTATGCCCGATTAAAACAATTAATTGGTATGTAG
- a CDS encoding serine hydrolase produces the protein MTKYIISLSCLLIALSLKAQQTSSQQQQNKAVFNKIEFFLNNQQVDSIYNMADESFQKAIPKSRLASILTQNVFPKGRIRSATLESFDSGIGAYRLDYADGPLQLLLVIDKSLHYNTFLIKPYPKAEKQEETETKTDTILTDKSVKESPLDFYVDSIAKAYLKKPNTASLTIGVIKNNQVKTYFFGETTKGNSTLPTETSLYEIGSVTKVFTATLLADLVLKNTISLDDAITKYLPDSLKTNTDLQKITFRSLANHTSGLPRLPGNLETVKGYTELDPYKAYDRKALYAYLKTFKAEQAPGEKFEYSNLGFGLLGELISVISKKTYNQLIQDIIAKPLSLNATTDKVDPKNNQLVSVYNSKGEQVPVWNFNALAGTGVLKSTVTDLLQFARAQFKMPETDIEKAIAETKQFTYFLPPDTDLGMAWHINMLEGITFYWHNGGTNGSRSFIGIAPDEKSAVVVLSNSAVETDEYAMKILDYLLTQKN, from the coding sequence ATGACAAAATATATAATATCTCTGTCTTGTCTGTTGATCGCTTTATCATTAAAAGCTCAACAGACAAGTTCTCAACAACAGCAAAATAAAGCCGTATTTAATAAAATTGAATTTTTTCTGAACAATCAGCAGGTAGATTCCATTTATAATATGGCAGATGAGAGTTTTCAAAAAGCCATCCCCAAAAGCAGATTGGCATCTATACTTACTCAGAATGTGTTTCCGAAAGGTCGCATCCGTTCAGCTACATTGGAAAGTTTTGACAGCGGAATCGGTGCTTATCGCTTAGATTATGCTGATGGTCCTCTGCAGCTTTTACTGGTTATCGACAAGAGTCTGCATTACAATACTTTTCTGATAAAACCTTATCCAAAAGCAGAGAAACAGGAGGAAACAGAAACAAAAACGGATACGATACTAACTGATAAATCAGTTAAAGAATCCCCTCTTGACTTTTATGTGGATTCTATTGCGAAAGCATATCTTAAAAAGCCGAACACGGCATCACTTACTATTGGAGTAATCAAAAATAATCAGGTCAAGACTTATTTTTTCGGTGAAACAACAAAAGGAAATTCAACTTTACCAACGGAAACATCCCTTTATGAAATAGGTTCCGTCACCAAGGTATTTACAGCGACATTATTAGCAGATTTAGTATTGAAAAATACAATCTCTCTGGATGACGCTATTACAAAATATCTGCCGGATTCCCTGAAAACCAATACCGATCTTCAGAAAATCACCTTCCGGTCTTTAGCTAACCATACGTCAGGTTTGCCCCGATTGCCCGGCAATCTGGAAACGGTAAAAGGCTATACCGAATTGGATCCCTATAAGGCATATGACCGTAAAGCACTTTATGCCTATCTCAAAACCTTCAAAGCAGAGCAAGCTCCCGGTGAAAAATTTGAATACAGTAATTTAGGTTTTGGATTATTGGGCGAGCTGATCAGTGTAATCAGTAAAAAAACATACAACCAATTGATACAGGACATCATTGCAAAACCACTCAGTTTGAATGCGACTACAGATAAAGTAGATCCAAAAAACAATCAGTTGGTCAGTGTTTATAACAGCAAAGGTGAGCAGGTACCTGTATGGAATTTTAATGCACTTGCCGGTACAGGGGTTTTAAAATCTACTGTTACAGATCTGCTTCAATTTGCACGCGCTCAGTTCAAGATGCCGGAGACCGATATTGAAAAAGCGATAGCGGAAACTAAGCAATTCACTTATTTCCTGCCTCCTGATACCGATCTGGGCATGGCATGGCATATCAATATGCTGGAAGGCATCACATTTTACTGGCATAATGGCGGAACGAACGGAAGCCGTTCGTTTATCGGAATCGCTCCGGATGAAAAATCCGCAGTAGTTGTATTGTCCAATTCAGCTGTTGAGACAGATGAATACGCTATGAAAATTTTAGATTATTTGCTGACTCAGAAAAATTAA
- a CDS encoding peroxiredoxin family protein, giving the protein MKKLIVILLSVYFTSHAAAQKAPASIPDFTFYLLQNNQPFKQDKLPSSGYIVFNYYDPGCGHCQKMAAGIAKNIDKFSKTQIYFVTINDKPYVDGFIEMYIPGLKNRKNVVFLHDKDIEFIPKFNPTQYPSVYVYDAKTRKLIKHFDGEEDARKLVTYLK; this is encoded by the coding sequence ATGAAAAAACTGATTGTTATTTTACTGAGCGTCTATTTTACAAGCCATGCTGCAGCACAAAAAGCACCGGCCAGCATACCGGATTTTACCTTTTATTTATTACAGAATAATCAGCCATTCAAGCAGGATAAACTTCCTTCATCAGGATATATTGTTTTCAATTATTATGATCCGGGCTGCGGGCATTGTCAGAAAATGGCTGCCGGAATCGCCAAAAACATTGATAAATTTTCGAAAACTCAGATTTATTTTGTGACCATTAATGATAAGCCTTATGTAGACGGGTTTATTGAAATGTATATTCCGGGATTAAAGAACAGGAAAAACGTAGTGTTTTTGCATGACAAGGATATTGAGTTTATCCCTAAATTTAATCCTACACAGTATCCATCGGTTTACGTGTATGATGCAAAGACCAGGAAGTTGATCAAGCACTTTGACGGGGAAGAGGATGCCCGTAAACTGGTTACTTATCTGAAATAA
- the purN gene encoding phosphoribosylglycinamide formyltransferase → MKKRIAIFASGSGSNAQKIMEHFKYSDTAEVALILSNNPESYVLQRADNFEIPSHVFDRHDFFQTDDIVKLLKNLNIDLIVLAGFLWLVPENLLKAFPNKIINIHPALLPKFGGKGMYGDRVHKAVLEAKESEHGITIHFVNEHFDEGEVIYQAKFKVESGDTLEIIKFKGQQLEHLHYPKVIENLLKKYN, encoded by the coding sequence GTGAAAAAACGTATCGCTATTTTTGCTTCAGGATCAGGTTCTAATGCTCAGAAAATAATGGAGCATTTTAAATATTCAGATACAGCCGAGGTCGCATTGATCTTAAGTAATAATCCCGAGTCATATGTACTGCAACGTGCAGATAACTTTGAGATTCCTTCTCATGTATTTGACAGACATGATTTTTTCCAAACAGATGATATTGTTAAACTACTGAAAAATCTGAATATCGATCTGATTGTATTAGCTGGTTTTCTGTGGCTTGTTCCGGAAAATTTACTGAAAGCTTTTCCAAACAAGATCATCAATATCCACCCGGCTTTGCTTCCTAAATTTGGTGGCAAAGGAATGTATGGGGATCGCGTCCATAAAGCGGTACTCGAGGCCAAAGAATCCGAACATGGGATTACTATTCATTTTGTAAATGAGCATTTTGATGAAGGTGAAGTCATTTATCAGGCCAAATTTAAGGTGGAATCCGGCGATACGCTGGAAATTATAAAATTCAAAGGCCAGCAACTGGAACATCTTCACTACCCTAAAGTGATTGAAAACCTGTTAAAAAAGTACAATTGA
- the purH gene encoding bifunctional phosphoribosylaminoimidazolecarboxamide formyltransferase/IMP cyclohydrolase, whose amino-acid sequence MSHPVKIKNALVSVYYKDNLAPLIQLLHKHGVTFYSTGGTEAFIKDLGIGVVPVEDLTSYPSILGGRVKTLHPKVFGGILARRPLEDDQKQLEQYEIPEIDLVIVDLYPFEETVASGAQEQDIIEKIDIGGISLIRAAAKNFNDVVILSSKNDYQELENILATQEGSTTLEQRKEFAKRAFNTSSHYDTAIFNYFNQENPLDVFKQSEQAAQVLRYGENPHQKGVFYGNLDAMFDKLNGKELSYNNLVDVDAAVSIIDEFEEPTFAILKHTNACGVASRPTVKQAWTDALACDPVSAFGGVLITNREVDAETAIEINNLFFEVLIAPAYSEEAKAILTAKKNRIILVRKDVKLPQQQFKTLLNGVIQQDKDNTVENPDQMTSVTNVKPTAEQLEDLYFANKIVKHTKSNTIVFAKDGQLLASGVGQTSRVDALKQAIEKAKSFGFDLNGSSMASDAFFPFPDCVELAAEAGIAAVLQPGGSIKDQLSIDMANEKGLAMVTTGVRHFKH is encoded by the coding sequence ATGAGCCATCCTGTAAAGATTAAAAATGCTTTAGTGTCTGTATATTACAAAGACAATTTAGCGCCTCTCATTCAACTGCTGCACAAACATGGTGTGACCTTCTACTCTACCGGAGGTACCGAAGCATTTATCAAAGATTTAGGTATCGGTGTTGTACCTGTAGAAGATCTGACCAGCTACCCTTCTATTTTAGGCGGACGTGTCAAAACGTTACACCCTAAAGTATTCGGAGGTATTCTGGCAAGAAGACCGTTGGAAGATGACCAGAAACAACTGGAACAATATGAAATTCCGGAAATTGATTTGGTTATCGTTGATCTTTATCCGTTTGAAGAAACAGTTGCTTCCGGAGCTCAGGAACAGGATATTATTGAAAAAATCGATATTGGCGGTATTTCATTGATCCGCGCTGCTGCGAAAAACTTCAATGATGTTGTGATCCTGTCTTCTAAAAATGATTATCAGGAACTTGAAAATATATTAGCGACTCAGGAAGGAAGTACGACACTTGAGCAACGTAAGGAATTTGCAAAACGCGCTTTCAATACATCGTCTCATTACGATACCGCTATTTTTAACTATTTCAATCAGGAGAATCCTCTTGATGTGTTCAAACAGTCTGAACAAGCAGCACAGGTATTACGCTACGGAGAAAATCCGCATCAGAAAGGTGTTTTCTATGGCAATCTGGATGCGATGTTTGACAAGCTGAACGGTAAAGAACTTTCATACAATAATTTAGTAGATGTAGATGCTGCCGTATCTATTATCGATGAATTTGAAGAACCTACTTTTGCGATCCTGAAACATACAAATGCCTGTGGTGTGGCTTCACGTCCAACTGTAAAACAAGCATGGACAGATGCGCTGGCATGTGATCCTGTTTCCGCATTCGGAGGTGTTTTGATTACAAATCGTGAGGTAGATGCAGAAACAGCTATAGAAATTAACAATCTTTTCTTTGAGGTATTGATTGCTCCTGCTTACTCTGAAGAAGCGAAAGCTATCCTCACAGCAAAGAAAAACCGTATCATTCTGGTTCGCAAGGATGTAAAATTGCCTCAGCAACAATTCAAAACATTATTGAATGGTGTCATTCAGCAGGATAAAGACAATACGGTAGAAAATCCGGATCAGATGACTTCTGTTACGAATGTTAAGCCTACTGCAGAACAGTTGGAAGACCTGTACTTTGCCAATAAAATTGTGAAACATACCAAATCCAATACTATTGTTTTTGCAAAAGACGGTCAGCTGTTAGCTTCAGGTGTGGGACAAACTTCACGTGTGGATGCCCTGAAACAAGCGATCGAGAAAGCTAAATCATTTGGTTTTGATCTTAACGGATCGTCAATGGCTTCAGATGCATTTTTCCCTTTCCCTGATTGCGTAGAACTTGCCGCAGAAGCTGGTATTGCCGCGGTATTACAACCGGGAGGATCGATCAAAGACCAACTGTCTATTGATATGGCAAATGAAAAAGGCCTTGCAATGGTGACGACAGGTGTACGCCACTTCAAACACTAA
- a CDS encoding alkaline phosphatase: MKKLFLCAVICLSVFTLQAQIKKAKHIVVIGCDGLGAYALPKADMPNVKSVMASGAWSLHARSVLPSSSAVNWASMLMGAGPTQHGFTEWGSQKPEIPSAYTTAAYKQFPSIFSVIRDQKPKAVTAAVYSWPGIGYLIEKDAITHVLPANDDEEKCVNDAVETIKTKKPLFTFIHFDEPDHTGHAKGHRTAEYYEILKTVDARIGKILNAIKDAGIANETIVLITSDHGGIDKGHGGKSLDEVEIPWIISGPGVKVNHEIKNTIITYDTGATLAWILGLDQPQAWRGKAVMEAFK; the protein is encoded by the coding sequence ATGAAAAAATTATTTCTATGTGCAGTGATCTGTTTAAGTGTATTTACACTGCAGGCACAGATCAAAAAAGCAAAGCATATTGTAGTCATCGGCTGTGACGGATTGGGTGCATATGCCCTACCTAAAGCAGATATGCCAAATGTCAAATCAGTAATGGCATCCGGCGCATGGAGTCTGCATGCCCGCTCAGTTCTTCCCTCTTCCAGTGCTGTTAACTGGGCATCGATGCTGATGGGTGCCGGTCCTACTCAACATGGTTTTACAGAATGGGGAAGTCAAAAGCCGGAGATTCCATCTGCATACACAACTGCTGCATATAAACAGTTTCCAAGTATCTTCAGTGTAATCCGGGATCAAAAGCCAAAGGCTGTCACTGCAGCAGTATACAGCTGGCCGGGAATTGGCTACCTGATCGAAAAAGATGCAATTACACATGTATTACCAGCAAATGATGATGAAGAAAAATGTGTGAACGATGCTGTAGAAACAATCAAAACAAAAAAACCGCTGTTTACATTTATTCATTTTGATGAACCGGATCATACAGGACATGCCAAAGGCCACCGCACAGCTGAATATTATGAAATTCTGAAAACAGTAGACGCACGGATAGGTAAGATACTGAATGCAATAAAAGATGCAGGTATAGCGAACGAAACTATTGTACTCATCACATCAGATCATGGAGGAATAGATAAAGGCCACGGTGGAAAATCACTGGATGAAGTGGAGATCCCATGGATTATCAGCGGACCGGGTGTAAAAGTAAATCATGAAATCAAAAATACCATTATCACCTATGATACGGGCGCTACCTTAGCCTGGATACTGGGACTTGACCAACCTCAGGCATGGAGAGGTAAAGCTGTAATGGAAGCTTTTAAATAG
- a CDS encoding 5' nucleotidase, NT5C type, whose protein sequence is MEQQKIIALDMDGVLADNQQHYLSYYYNETGIRLDPLSMLGKSEGLGLPDETAIYRYLHTEGFFRTLPVAEDAIEIVRELQNRYKVYVVSAAMEFPHSLREKFDWLAEYFPFISWKNIVFCGDKSMIKTDYLLDDHISNLRTFQGKPVLFNSFHNVNEQGYERLMNWKEVGDYFLK, encoded by the coding sequence ATGGAACAACAGAAAATAATTGCACTTGATATGGATGGTGTACTGGCAGATAACCAGCAGCATTATCTTTCGTATTATTATAACGAAACAGGAATCCGGCTGGATCCTTTATCCATGTTGGGAAAATCTGAGGGCTTGGGTTTGCCCGATGAAACAGCGATATACCGCTATCTGCATACTGAAGGCTTTTTCAGAACGCTACCTGTAGCTGAAGATGCAATAGAAATTGTTCGGGAGTTACAGAACAGGTATAAAGTATATGTCGTGTCTGCAGCAATGGAATTCCCGCATTCACTTCGGGAAAAATTTGACTGGCTGGCGGAATATTTTCCTTTTATTTCCTGGAAAAATATTGTTTTTTGTGGTGATAAAAGCATGATTAAGACCGATTATCTTCTTGATGACCACATCAGTAATCTGCGTACTTTTCAGGGAAAGCCAGTCCTTTTTAATTCCTTTCATAATGTAAATGAACAAGGATATGAAAGACTGATGAACTGGAAAGAGGTAGGGGATTATTTTTTGAAGTAA
- a CDS encoding DeoR/GlpR family DNA-binding transcription regulator has product MLKQERLSTILNELHKRGVVSYAELSAVITASEDTVRRDIKELDSQGLLKAVRGGATTLSKIPHHYRQREIRDIEEKKVIARKALSLIRHNQLLFFDGGTSALELAKILPQDLRSTIITNSFPVANVLEDHPTCELLFLGGRLSKTAFATYGNETLLNIQKFRADYYFFGVSSITPDELYCKDLEDAEMKREIIANSTNTIGLCTSDKLNSTDNYYVAKTKSLHMLITECDPDSVLLEDYNTIGVEVR; this is encoded by the coding sequence ATGCTAAAACAGGAACGCTTATCTACCATATTAAATGAACTTCACAAAAGAGGAGTTGTCTCTTATGCTGAACTGTCAGCTGTTATAACAGCATCTGAAGACACTGTAAGAAGAGATATCAAAGAACTCGACAGCCAGGGCCTTCTCAAAGCTGTACGTGGAGGTGCAACCACCCTGTCGAAGATTCCGCATCATTACAGACAACGTGAAATAAGAGATATTGAGGAAAAGAAAGTCATTGCCCGCAAAGCATTATCCCTGATCAGACACAATCAGCTTCTTTTCTTCGACGGAGGAACATCGGCTTTGGAGTTGGCTAAAATATTACCACAGGATCTCAGATCAACGATTATAACAAATAGTTTTCCGGTTGCCAATGTTCTGGAAGATCACCCGACATGCGAACTATTGTTTCTTGGCGGTCGTCTTTCTAAAACAGCATTTGCGACATATGGCAACGAAACTCTTCTGAATATCCAGAAATTCAGGGCAGATTACTACTTCTTCGGTGTATCCAGTATCACGCCAGATGAATTGTATTGCAAAGATCTGGAAGATGCTGAAATGAAACGGGAAATAATTGCTAACAGCACCAATACGATTGGTCTTTGTACGTCAGATAAACTCAACAGTACAGACAATTATTATGTAGCAAAGACAAAATCTCTGCATATGCTGATAACAGAATGCGACCCGGATAGTGTCCTGTTGGAAGATTACAATACCATCGGAGTAGAAGTTCGTTAA
- a CDS encoding alpha/beta hydrolase — MEDQLPIYQTDILGSPYEQLTLRLKDDYEGKAVATVVRRKSKIVTRKAVLYIHGYIDYFFQKEMAEQFNHHGYDFYALDLRKYGRSYLPHQKLFNVRDLREYDEEIDLTLKLIADEGHSSVILSGHSTGGLTVTYYAIRHPHHSLIKGLWANSPFYDFNVDALSKRIAIPFASSIAKVFPHLRLPNGLNRYYAASLHKDLSGEWDFDLNWKPVQYPCSYAGFIRAIHKTHKVLHKGATLTIPALIMHSHQSKKPKVWNQEVNSSDLVLEVKDIHKYALKLTGDITIRAVENGVHDLVLSGKEVRTKVYETLFSWLKEKNL; from the coding sequence ATGGAAGATCAATTACCTATCTATCAGACTGACATTCTGGGAAGTCCTTATGAACAACTTACACTGAGACTCAAAGATGATTACGAAGGAAAAGCTGTGGCAACGGTAGTTCGGAGAAAAAGTAAAATTGTCACCCGAAAAGCGGTACTGTACATACACGGCTATATTGATTATTTCTTTCAAAAAGAGATGGCAGAGCAATTCAATCATCACGGATATGACTTCTATGCTTTGGATCTGCGAAAATACGGACGCTCTTATCTTCCTCATCAAAAACTATTTAATGTCAGAGACTTACGTGAGTATGACGAAGAAATTGATCTGACCCTGAAATTGATTGCTGATGAAGGGCATAGTTCGGTTATTTTATCTGGTCATTCTACGGGCGGACTCACAGTTACCTATTATGCAATTCGTCATCCGCATCATTCCTTAATCAAAGGCCTATGGGCAAATAGCCCGTTTTATGATTTTAATGTAGATGCTTTGTCTAAACGTATAGCAATACCTTTTGCCAGCAGCATAGCTAAAGTATTCCCCCACCTTCGCCTTCCGAACGGGTTAAACCGTTATTATGCAGCAAGTCTGCATAAGGATCTTTCAGGTGAATGGGATTTTGATCTGAATTGGAAGCCTGTACAATATCCCTGCTCTTATGCAGGGTTTATAAGAGCCATACATAAGACGCATAAAGTACTGCACAAGGGTGCAACACTTACGATTCCTGCCCTGATTATGCATTCACATCAAAGCAAAAAGCCAAAAGTATGGAATCAGGAGGTCAACAGCAGTGATCTTGTACTCGAAGTTAAAGATATCCACAAATATGCCTTAAAGCTGACAGGAGATATTACTATCAGGGCTGTTGAAAATGGGGTACATGATCTTGTTCTTTCCGGAAAAGAAGTCAGGACAAAAGTTTACGAGACCTTGTTTTCATGGCTTAAAGAAAAGAATCTTTAG